Part of the Candidatus Omnitrophota bacterium genome is shown below.
AAATTAAAGGCGTATGCGACGATCACATTCGATAACGCTTTCGTGGTGCGCAACGTGAAGGTGATAGACGGGAACAAAGGTTTTTTTGTCGCGATGCCTTCGAGAAAGATAAAAGAGCCGTGCCCCAAGTGCGGTTTCCGGAATGCGGTAAGGAGCAAGTTCTGCAACCAGTGCGGCACATCTCTGCCGCAGACGGAACCGAGGGTCCAGAACCCGGGAGAAGATATGGCCCGGCAATCCGAACATAAGGATATCGCTCATCCCATAACTGCCGAATGCAGGGAATATATACAGAAGAAGGTGCTTGAGGCATACGAGAACGATAAGAAGAACCCCTCCGCGCGCCCGGCCGAACCGAAGGGCTATTCCGGCCCCAGGATGGTCGAGGAAGAGGAGAATGATATAGAGCTGTAATTGGTCCACAGTCCACGGTCGATAGTCCACGGTGTAAAGCATATATAGGACGGTGGCCGTAGACCGAACGGCCCAGCAGTGTCTCACCGAAGAAGTTGGGAGGTCGTTCAATGGTAGGACACGAGAATTTGGGTCTCGCTATCTTGGTTCGAATCCAAGCCTCCCAGCCAAACAGGAGCGCATCTTGAAAGATACGATCGCCATAGTCCTTGCGGCAGGACGGGGCACCAGGATGAATTCCCGGACGCCCAAGGTGCTTCACGATATCCTCGGTAAGCCGATGATACACCATGTCCTCGATAGCGTGAGACAGGCGGGGGTAAACGACATAGTGGTCATCGCCGGCCACGGGAGCGCACTTTTAAAGAGATCGCTGCCGGATGCCAGGGTGCTCGTGCAGAAGGAACTGCTCGGGAGCGGCGATGCCGTGAATACGGCGCGCAAGGCGCTCGGTCGCTACACCGGTGATCTCCTGGTGGTGTGCGGAGATACGCCTCTTCTCAGGGGCGATACCCTGCGGGAACTGATCCGTACACGTAAGAGTTCCGGCGCCTCGGCGGTGGTGCTCACCACAGACCTTAAGGACCCGACGGGTTACGGGAGGATAGTCAGGGACGAGAACGGCGCCGTGATCAAGATCATAGAAGAGTTGGAAGCAGGTCTCTATGAGAAGGTCATAGAGGAGATAAATGTAGGTTCATACTGTTTCAGGGCGGAAGATCTCTTCGATGCCCTTACCGGAGTGAAGCCGGATAACGATAAGAAAGAATACTTCCTCACCGACGTGATCGCGGTCATGAATAGAAAGAAGAAGACGGTGAAGGCGCTGAAGACGGACGATACCGATGAGGCGATAGGGGTGAATACGAAGAACGACCTTGCGGAGGCTACACGGATCATGAAGGGCAGGGTCATGAGCGAACTTATGCTGGGCGGCGTGACCATCTACGATCCGTCTTCGACGACGATATACCCGGGTGTCAGGATAGGCGCAGATACCGTCATATACCCGAACACTATAATAGAATCGGATGTGGAGATCGGGAAGAACGCGTCGATAGGGCCTTTCGCGCGCCTGCGCCCCGGAGTCCGTCTGGAAGATAATGTAGAGGTCGGGAATTTCGTAGAGCTGGTCCGCACCGAGATAGGCGAAGGCACGAAGGTCAAGCACCACACCTATCTCGGCGACGCGAAAGTGGGCAAGAACGTCAATATCGGAGCAGGCACCATAACGGCCAATTTCGACGGCTCAAAGAAGCAGAGGACCGTTATAGGCGACGGCGCTTTCCTTGGGATCGGGACGAGGCTTATAGCCCCGGTCAGGATAGGCAGCCATGCCGTCACCGGCGCAGGGTCTGTCGTGCCTAAGAACAGGGACGTACCGTCCGGCGCTACCGTAGTGGGCGTGCCGGCCAGGATATTGGGCATTGCAAAGAAAAAGAGGGTGAGACGATGAAGAACGGCATATTGCTATTTAGCGGTAACGCCAATAAGAAGCTGGCGCTCGATATCTGCAAATTTCTCAAGGTCAGGCTGGGTGACGCATCGGTCGATACATTCTCAGACGGTGAGATACGGGTCAAGATCAACGAGAATGTGCGCGGCCACGACGTATTCGTGATACAGCCTACATCGTCCCCCGCGAACCAGAACATC
Proteins encoded:
- a CDS encoding NTP transferase domain-containing protein, coding for MKDTIAIVLAAGRGTRMNSRTPKVLHDILGKPMIHHVLDSVRQAGVNDIVVIAGHGSALLKRSLPDARVLVQKELLGSGDAVNTARKALGRYTGDLLVVCGDTPLLRGDTLRELIRTRKSSGASAVVLTTDLKDPTGYGRIVRDENGAVIKIIEELEAGLYEKVIEEINVGSYCFRAEDLFDALTGVKPDNDKKEYFLTDVIAVMNRKKKTVKALKTDDTDEAIGVNTKNDLAEATRIMKGRVMSELMLGGVTIYDPSSTTIYPGVRIGADTVIYPNTIIESDVEIGKNASIGPFARLRPGVRLEDNVEVGNFVELVRTEIGEGTKVKHHTYLGDAKVGKNVNIGAGTITANFDGSKKQRTVIGDGAFLGIGTRLIAPVRIGSHAVTGAGSVVPKNRDVPSGATVVGVPARILGIAKKKRVRR
- a CDS encoding septation protein SpoVG family protein → MMEITEVRIFPKEGQDKKLKAYATITFDNAFVVRNVKVIDGNKGFFVAMPSRKIKEPCPKCGFRNAVRSKFCNQCGTSLPQTEPRVQNPGEDMARQSEHKDIAHPITAECREYIQKKVLEAYENDKKNPSARPAEPKGYSGPRMVEEEENDIEL